A single region of the Photobacterium sanguinicancri genome encodes:
- a CDS encoding HlyD family type I secretion periplasmic adaptor subunit: MGIENHIKKALIESKQNDGVETDHSIYIQSAMTTVHKSLLFLFIALLLLIALASRAQIDIVVSSRGEMLLDSDIERVQHLEGGILDTLLVQAGDYVYAGQPIARLKSVDRATQFQSATIDIIGLEMEIARYQGLINQTKPDYSRFSVYPQLVTQQTESWQKEFQKNTSNQELIALDIKHKQRLIGSMKKRINSSRKQLGLIRKQLSIKETLYKEEMASYVDVLNMQVQETNMIREIENLSEAVMSEQFQSTRLEKQLNDTIANRNAGYQTQINQLEKDRSLKQAQLPQHADKVDRLTVYSPVDGVVDKVHFNFKSAVIPPNESIADIAPIRNSLHGEAKIPKKDMGFVEIGQEVKLKFDTYNFAKYGFVTGTIDSISRSSYKEEENEFYIAKISIQQNFLEKSGATYTLSPYMEFTADIKTGSRYVIDYALKPVMSAMEDAFDER, translated from the coding sequence ATGGGCATCGAGAACCACATAAAGAAAGCATTGATTGAATCGAAGCAAAACGACGGTGTTGAAACTGATCATTCAATTTATATTCAAAGCGCAATGACGACAGTGCATAAATCATTGCTCTTCTTGTTCATTGCTCTGTTATTGCTGATCGCTTTAGCTTCACGTGCGCAGATTGACATTGTGGTTTCATCGCGTGGTGAGATGCTACTCGATTCTGATATCGAACGTGTTCAACATTTAGAAGGCGGTATTTTAGATACCCTACTCGTCCAAGCAGGCGATTACGTATACGCAGGGCAACCTATCGCGCGCTTAAAATCCGTTGATCGTGCAACACAATTTCAATCGGCAACCATTGATATCATCGGATTAGAAATGGAAATCGCCCGCTACCAAGGGCTGATAAATCAAACCAAACCGGATTATTCTCGCTTTTCCGTTTACCCACAACTCGTTACTCAACAAACAGAATCGTGGCAAAAAGAGTTCCAAAAAAACACCTCAAATCAAGAACTCATCGCGCTGGATATCAAGCACAAGCAACGCTTAATTGGCTCCATGAAAAAGCGTATTAACAGCTCACGTAAACAACTGGGTTTAATTCGCAAACAGCTATCCATCAAAGAAACGCTATATAAAGAAGAAATGGCCTCGTATGTCGATGTATTGAACATGCAAGTACAAGAAACCAACATGATCCGTGAGATAGAAAACCTCAGTGAAGCGGTAATGAGCGAGCAATTTCAGTCAACAAGATTAGAAAAACAACTGAACGATACTATCGCAAACCGTAATGCGGGCTACCAAACGCAAATTAATCAGCTTGAAAAAGATCGCTCGCTCAAACAAGCGCAACTGCCCCAGCATGCCGATAAAGTGGATCGTCTAACGGTTTATTCGCCCGTCGATGGCGTCGTCGATAAAGTGCATTTCAATTTTAAATCCGCGGTGATCCCGCCTAATGAAAGTATTGCCGACATTGCCCCTATCCGAAACAGCTTACATGGTGAAGCCAAAATACCGAAAAAAGACATGGGTTTTGTCGAAATAGGTCAAGAGGTGAAGCTAAAGTTTGATACTTATAATTTTGCGAAGTATGGCTTTGTTACCGGCACAATCGACTCCATTAGCCGATCTTCGTACAAAGAAGAAGAAAACGAATTCTATATTGCCAAAATTTCGATTCAGCAAAACTTCCTTGAAAAATCAGGCGCTACATACACCTTGTCACCGTATATGGAATTTACAGCCGATATCAAAACAGGCTCACGCTACGTCATTGATTATGCGCTAAAACCTGTAATGAGCGCGATGGAAGACGCATTTGATGAGAGGTAA
- a CDS encoding Hpt domain-containing protein, with protein sequence MINFEAFSDAMDGDDDMMSMIIELYNEEHGNDIQVIKDKYASSDIDGLFHTVHSLKGVLLTLCEENASEQFETIERLCKRGEKPSAELINAVLNEMVKVNQQIATHALTN encoded by the coding sequence ATGATTAATTTTGAAGCTTTTAGCGACGCAATGGATGGCGATGACGACATGATGTCGATGATCATTGAGCTGTACAACGAAGAACACGGTAATGACATTCAAGTGATTAAGGATAAATACGCCAGCAGCGATATTGACGGTCTGTTTCATACCGTGCACTCACTAAAAGGTGTGTTACTGACATTATGTGAAGAAAACGCAAGTGAACAATTTGAAACCATTGAACGCCTGTGCAAGCGCGGAGAAAAACCCAGTGCAGAGCTAATCAATGCTGTCCTAAATGAAATGGTCAAAGTAAACCAGCAAATAGCCACCCACGCCCTGACGAATTAA
- a CDS encoding ATP-binding response regulator gives MKIAKKNITRFSIALLVGFVISQAFIGWRWINNSDAQHSAITQSPLLIESASLINKTELLLHASLACKEQACSPTQAPMADLISALQQQITTFTHLAAAEKSKISLVGNVVYPQLAVTLDRFTAVGDTTQLQRALLTSYTTLQLAHQNLITIVESGYLSQQQQLFHQALFIFALSIITALGLLFLIRQQRPQHSGHHTTQSQYDISQLATQLENIDAQGIQAKLNNLDTTPTERRIFANLASMYQDVEFQKRNADLYRQLYALIGYEIRGMTNTIQGGVRLIAQDAGENGAVMARDITLATNTLSDLADNYNRLISGGNQAQTGNVNFLPFMSELIVHLTAKTQHSQRTFECRLHDNLPEVIEGNATSLFWVLFLQLSNAISAQSDKYLLLNIRTEAAEEVEQTRLVFEIIFLPTNAVGLTEIQEAQWEAVDEKSGINDEWSKAILTKVNHFKSSWFQAPSPVLSSTADSDSSPLSPFQKLHIGIDITPKSFYRVDRLLENKRVMVCTDSPLQIDIMSRMLDQYGASVTVVRAANDIFKSLPTIGEYDAIIITDTLKGIQLKSFCKTLHSRLKKAAKTKLFLAASESSTVQDTHEYVDRVFYTPLIPYELIPNLTEAMQAAEEADVQTRNAFLIVEDDRVQQFLLKKLLSKQGYDAHTVSDGAQAVEYMKEQGADIVFMDCIMPGMGGIEATKLIRQREDEMDIQQPATIIGATALTSASEHKSCIEAGMDYVISKPYKNDEIIKVIKKYMAIKKIC, from the coding sequence GTGAAAATAGCAAAAAAAAACATCACGCGTTTTTCTATCGCTTTATTGGTTGGCTTTGTCATATCGCAAGCCTTTATTGGCTGGCGCTGGATCAATAATAGTGACGCACAACATAGCGCAATAACACAATCCCCACTACTGATTGAATCAGCAAGCTTAATCAACAAAACTGAGTTATTACTGCACGCATCTTTAGCATGTAAAGAACAAGCATGCTCTCCAACACAAGCACCAATGGCAGATTTAATCTCGGCATTACAGCAGCAGATTACAACCTTTACCCACTTAGCCGCTGCTGAAAAGTCAAAGATCAGCCTTGTCGGTAATGTTGTGTATCCGCAATTAGCGGTCACCCTAGATCGCTTTACAGCCGTTGGCGACACCACACAGTTACAACGAGCGTTGCTAACAAGCTACACCACCCTACAACTGGCACACCAAAACTTAATCACTATTGTAGAATCTGGCTATCTCTCCCAACAGCAGCAGTTATTTCATCAAGCACTGTTCATCTTTGCGCTATCCATTATCACGGCGCTAGGTTTGCTCTTTCTTATACGCCAACAGCGTCCTCAACATTCAGGGCATCACACAACGCAATCTCAGTACGATATTAGCCAACTTGCGACTCAGCTGGAAAATATCGATGCCCAAGGCATTCAAGCAAAACTCAATAACCTAGATACCACGCCGACAGAACGGCGTATTTTTGCCAACTTGGCCTCTATGTACCAAGACGTTGAATTTCAAAAGCGTAATGCCGATTTATACCGCCAACTTTATGCCTTAATCGGTTATGAAATTCGCGGTATGACCAATACCATTCAAGGTGGTGTGCGTTTAATCGCCCAAGATGCAGGTGAAAATGGCGCAGTAATGGCACGCGATATTACCCTCGCCACCAATACACTGTCGGATTTAGCCGATAACTATAACCGCCTTATTTCAGGTGGTAATCAAGCACAAACGGGCAACGTAAATTTCTTGCCATTTATGTCTGAATTAATTGTCCACCTCACGGCTAAAACGCAACACTCTCAACGTACCTTTGAGTGCCGTTTGCACGATAATTTACCCGAAGTCATCGAGGGCAATGCCACCAGCTTGTTCTGGGTACTTTTCCTTCAGCTTTCTAATGCTATTTCAGCGCAAAGCGATAAATACCTCCTATTGAACATTCGCACCGAGGCCGCAGAAGAAGTCGAACAAACGCGCTTGGTATTTGAAATTATCTTTTTGCCGACCAATGCTGTTGGTCTAACTGAAATTCAGGAAGCACAGTGGGAAGCCGTTGATGAAAAAAGTGGCATTAACGATGAGTGGTCAAAAGCTATTCTAACAAAGGTTAATCACTTTAAGTCCTCGTGGTTTCAAGCGCCATCGCCAGTACTATCATCAACCGCCGATAGCGATAGCTCTCCTCTGTCGCCTTTTCAAAAGCTGCATATCGGTATCGATATCACGCCAAAAAGTTTCTATCGTGTAGATCGCTTACTTGAAAATAAACGTGTCATGGTTTGTACCGACTCACCGCTACAAATCGATATTATGTCGCGTATGCTCGATCAATATGGGGCAAGCGTGACTGTCGTACGGGCCGCTAATGATATTTTTAAATCATTACCCACTATTGGTGAATACGATGCCATCATCATTACCGATACACTCAAGGGCATTCAACTTAAGTCTTTCTGTAAAACCCTGCATTCTCGCCTGAAAAAAGCCGCGAAAACCAAACTCTTCTTAGCGGCTTCCGAATCCAGTACGGTTCAAGACACCCACGAATATGTTGATCGCGTGTTCTACACACCACTGATCCCATACGAGCTTATCCCTAATTTAACCGAAGCCATGCAAGCCGCTGAAGAAGCGGATGTGCAAACTCGAAACGCCTTCCTGATTGTTGAAGATGACCGTGTTCAGCAGTTCTTATTGAAGAAACTATTAAGCAAGCAAGGGTATGACGCTCATACCGTCAGTGATGGAGCTCAAGCTGTTGAGTACATGAAAGAGCAAGGTGCAGACATTGTCTTTATGGATTGCATCATGCCAGGCATGGGCGGTATTGAAGCCACCAAACTGATACGCCAACGGGAAGATGAAATGGACATTCAGCAACCCGCCACCATCATTGGCGCAACAGCACTTACCAGTGCGAGTGAACACAAGTCATGTATTGAAGCAGGGATGGACTATGTCATCAGTAAGCCGTACAAAAATGATGAAATCATCAAAGTTATTAAAAAATACATGGCCATTAAGAAAATCTGTTAG
- a CDS encoding tandem-95 repeat protein has translation MAKNKHQDKHDAKDNTLNDAVEHNATPDESTDEHRAQDRQNQQSTMASTTATGAESADQNTQANMVSDDGAGAAKQSGRSGQRRAQESQSKDEDPSGPRSGDNQGETPALDNGREGEEIGGGGGVGAQAVGGGSSRGERARSDESSAEQNQASQQGADQQSGAGGGVSPATAESKAEDFDTATTSETFQVDVANAQTKELAVEDDFDTETVSQTFEIQVENVNDAAVVTDTLIEGTEDTSITFTQEMLLENATDIDSDQLTAVNLSIDPAFGDVVDNKDGTFTFTPADDYNGEVPFTFDVDDNDGAVTPAAGKVDLAAVNDAATVSETVIEGDEDNTVHFTQAMLLQNASDVDSTNLTALNLQIDEQYGSLVDNKDGTFTFTPTEDYNGDVPFTFDVDDNDGAVTSATGNVNLAAVNDAPVLAETSYLVNEDGSIKITEASLIDNATDVDGDALSVVKITADENGHIEQNLDGDWIYTPNPDYSGDANLTIVINDGTVDAEFTAPVTITPDADEPSLTVSLTDMTLVEYGQGYDSALTGWHTDNANNAIEIHQDYVYGVGDNRGGVIELEANRGDESNLYTTLDVKEGDVVTLEFDMSARLQYEGTDSQVDVYFEGQLVDTLIEDDAGWHHHSYQFTATEDNPRLEFDSPDDNSLGGLLDAISIEKVISEDQAVPINLDASLTDTDGSESLQSLVIDGLPDGATLTDGVNTFTASEDGDSTDVAGWDVSQLIFQGAEHFNGDVALTISAISVESSTLQTDSPETATTTTTLDFHVTAVNDPVVIDENSPLQFNTLEDSEIIITEAALLANASDADGDNLMVTNLQVDNASFKTVIDSETGDKSFVVTPNTDVNGDLSISFNVSDDNGSVVSSDASLVVAAVNDAAKVDDQAFTMNEDGSLTFTDKDLLAGATDVDGDDLTVESVNYNGADGVFTDHGNGSYTFAPNENFNGEVDLSFAVNDGTISTPANIDITVDAVNDIPVAGTTTYSVDEDGILTFNDKQLLANSSDVEGGVSIADVSYSGEDGILTNHGDGSYSFAPNANFDGDVAIDVTVKDEEGATATTTANVDVLAINDSPVVSSNVAYSVDEDGSITLSQAQLLMHTTDIDSSETLVAENLQLEAFGQVTANEDGSFTIVPAENFNGDLDLTFDVTDGEYTVSTGLDLTVNPVNDPVVAKDDDRLDGSDPMIRLDAAPEHGSVQYQTEEGEWADMVVGIEYPADTQVQFTPNTEEIQADTRDIRIGSFDSNTDTKVFDGKAKVEDWGAVDGDTAVYQEDGVTVTTQVNTGELAAWNGAGSHVGAGIGNQSRQGLDTNELLTVTVEGEDVNQITFQLDGLGGYFDETSRHATEVMIKAYDSDGNIIDAQGGYRESGEYQDEYVFTTDVPVHHFTLGTTGSNGTYVVQNMTVSRTMSEEIQMTTIQPDGSEVTHAMNLDLNYSTADQTLDVTDQLVEVKEGIHSRAIEVEEDGQLVIDPADLLLNDTDVDGDTLTIVGVEATDDTHGKVHLDDDGNVVFTPEPDYNGPASFTYTVSDGNGSTDTATVSVDVTPVEDEPVAPNLSFNVDEDQVLVIDPAYILKQASDADGDKLTLEDLSLKQPPNGQLQLQQDGMYHLITPPDFNGLIELNYTVSDGDDKTEGAMKVDVLPVNDAPFSSGNAHLTTHEDGAFTFNANDMLDLFGDIDGDDLVISRIITAEGEEGGKVEQNEDGSWTFTPAEDYSGTAELQVEVKDPDGLTAMLEMPVYVRPVADGAVITTDHQGPLVFDEDSSGLLGLNVEMIDASEELSHLVITGFPVGFEVSDGVNTITITEENQVLDVTTWSMDDLSLTPPQDFTGSFFITVSATTADYGEESSSQVSQPTESYADFDATAGDTLVLSMDDLLAMADGIETSKGDEVEGVHLIDRSQGELVDNNDGTWSFTPAEGFTGDVDFAYQVINDGNTIDVQSTIAVADQKEATPSKGEEEKGTSNESPRVDSIATTDLDAGNTLTFDDRDLLAQLSDANGDTLSIESVQLMSGQGILETKGEGEYSFSPAEGFNGEAQIAFIASDGQESIRSHFNVNVAEPESSFMLNEQGALELSSSDILTSLGLDGSLDVAAVDYHGEAGTLIEDGEGGWMFWTDEEFDGNLELDVTTSDGESKTQHDLTLTVDEYRDPDAAPEVALASEPEAKDVDTQTRTAEGEQAEGGAEDSQSEDADLNAAPGGTVRVDIPDEVADNPDVDQVEISNLPEGATISNGIMNDDGSYTVSGDLSRPVTMTLSDEHEGTTTINFEGQTDIGEPVDGATGEIVIDVDDAHAMQSGQSAQDNPQGMQGEDSQGGDWTQGDNRDGGIDVMDDSSSYDNDDHSAQQDDHSLVDDNV, from the coding sequence ATGGCAAAGAACAAGCATCAAGACAAGCATGACGCGAAAGACAACACACTCAATGATGCGGTTGAACACAATGCGACGCCAGATGAAAGCACCGATGAACACCGTGCTCAGGACAGGCAAAATCAGCAAAGTACCATGGCGTCTACAACGGCAACGGGGGCTGAGTCGGCCGATCAAAACACCCAAGCAAACATGGTTTCCGATGATGGTGCTGGTGCCGCTAAACAGAGTGGTCGAAGTGGGCAGCGTCGCGCACAAGAGAGCCAGTCAAAAGATGAAGACCCAAGCGGGCCGCGCAGTGGTGACAATCAAGGTGAAACGCCAGCGTTAGATAATGGCCGAGAAGGTGAAGAGATTGGTGGTGGCGGTGGAGTGGGAGCGCAGGCTGTTGGAGGTGGTAGTTCGCGTGGTGAACGTGCGAGGAGTGATGAATCATCAGCAGAACAAAATCAAGCCTCGCAACAAGGTGCAGATCAACAGTCGGGGGCAGGAGGTGGCGTAAGTCCTGCCACTGCAGAATCGAAGGCCGAAGATTTTGATACGGCAACCACCAGTGAAACCTTCCAAGTTGATGTTGCCAATGCCCAAACCAAAGAGCTCGCTGTTGAAGACGATTTCGATACTGAAACCGTCTCGCAAACCTTCGAAATTCAAGTTGAGAATGTGAATGATGCGGCGGTGGTGACTGATACCCTCATTGAAGGTACAGAAGACACTAGCATTACCTTCACCCAAGAAATGTTGCTTGAAAATGCCACTGACATTGATAGTGATCAGCTGACTGCGGTGAATCTGAGTATTGATCCCGCGTTTGGTGACGTCGTTGATAATAAAGATGGCACATTTACTTTCACACCAGCCGATGATTACAACGGTGAGGTGCCATTTACCTTCGATGTGGATGACAACGATGGCGCAGTGACCCCAGCTGCTGGCAAGGTCGATCTTGCCGCCGTCAATGATGCCGCCACAGTATCAGAGACCGTGATTGAGGGTGACGAAGATAATACGGTTCACTTCACGCAAGCGATGCTGCTGCAAAATGCATCGGATGTCGATAGTACAAACCTGACTGCACTAAATCTCCAGATTGATGAGCAATACGGTAGCTTAGTTGATAATAAAGATGGCACCTTTACCTTTACGCCAACTGAAGATTACAACGGTGATGTACCTTTCACTTTTGATGTTGACGATAACGACGGTGCTGTTACCTCGGCAACGGGCAACGTTAACCTTGCCGCGGTTAATGACGCGCCAGTATTGGCTGAAACATCCTATCTGGTGAACGAAGATGGTTCGATTAAAATTACCGAAGCCTCTTTGATCGATAATGCCACAGATGTTGATGGCGATGCGTTATCTGTCGTTAAGATCACCGCAGATGAAAACGGCCACATAGAACAAAATCTAGACGGTGATTGGATCTATACGCCTAACCCAGATTACAGCGGTGATGCCAACCTCACAATAGTGATTAACGATGGCACCGTTGATGCTGAGTTTACGGCACCAGTGACCATCACCCCAGATGCCGATGAACCTTCGTTAACGGTGTCGTTAACCGATATGACGTTAGTGGAGTATGGGCAAGGGTATGATAGTGCACTAACAGGTTGGCATACCGACAACGCCAACAATGCGATCGAAATCCACCAAGATTATGTCTACGGTGTGGGGGATAACCGTGGCGGTGTGATTGAGTTGGAAGCCAATCGTGGTGATGAATCGAATTTATATACGACACTCGATGTTAAAGAGGGTGACGTTGTCACGTTAGAGTTCGATATGTCTGCTCGCTTGCAATATGAAGGAACAGACTCTCAGGTTGATGTGTACTTTGAAGGGCAGCTTGTTGATACCTTGATTGAAGATGATGCGGGTTGGCATCACCATAGTTATCAATTTACCGCGACAGAAGATAACCCTCGATTAGAATTTGATTCGCCAGACGACAATAGTTTGGGGGGCTTGTTGGATGCGATCAGCATAGAAAAAGTGATCAGCGAAGATCAAGCTGTGCCGATTAACCTCGATGCTTCACTAACCGATACTGACGGCTCTGAATCTTTACAATCATTGGTGATCGACGGCTTGCCTGATGGCGCAACGCTAACTGACGGTGTGAATACCTTTACGGCTAGTGAAGATGGTGATAGCACCGATGTGGCTGGGTGGGATGTAAGCCAACTGATATTCCAAGGTGCAGAACACTTTAATGGCGATGTTGCATTAACTATTTCTGCTATCTCTGTCGAAAGCAGTACCTTGCAAACGGATTCGCCTGAAACGGCAACTACCACGACGACGCTTGATTTTCATGTTACAGCGGTGAACGATCCCGTTGTTATTGATGAAAATAGCCCACTGCAATTCAATACCCTCGAAGACAGTGAAATTATCATCACTGAAGCAGCATTACTGGCCAATGCGAGTGATGCTGATGGTGATAACCTAATGGTGACTAACCTTCAGGTTGATAATGCCAGCTTCAAAACGGTGATAGACAGCGAAACAGGTGATAAATCTTTCGTTGTTACGCCAAATACTGATGTGAATGGTGATTTGTCGATCAGCTTTAATGTCAGTGATGACAACGGCAGCGTGGTGTCATCGGATGCGAGTTTGGTCGTTGCCGCGGTGAACGATGCTGCCAAGGTAGATGACCAAGCCTTCACCATGAATGAAGATGGCTCGTTAACCTTTACAGATAAGGATTTGTTAGCAGGAGCGACAGACGTTGATGGTGATGATCTAACGGTTGAGTCGGTGAATTATAACGGCGCTGATGGTGTCTTTACTGATCATGGCAACGGCAGCTATACCTTTGCCCCTAACGAGAACTTTAACGGTGAGGTGGATTTAAGCTTTGCTGTGAATGACGGCACCATTTCTACGCCTGCCAATATCGATATTACCGTCGATGCGGTTAACGATATCCCTGTGGCAGGAACGACGACCTATTCGGTTGATGAAGACGGTATTTTAACCTTCAATGACAAACAACTACTAGCCAACAGCAGTGATGTCGAAGGTGGGGTCAGTATCGCTGACGTGAGTTATAGCGGCGAAGATGGCATCCTGACAAATCATGGCGATGGCAGTTATTCGTTTGCACCCAATGCCAATTTTGATGGTGACGTTGCGATTGATGTGACCGTCAAAGATGAAGAAGGGGCAACGGCGACAACAACGGCGAATGTTGATGTACTGGCGATAAACGACAGCCCCGTAGTCAGCAGCAATGTTGCCTACAGTGTGGATGAAGATGGCAGTATTACACTCAGCCAAGCCCAGCTTTTAATGCATACCACAGATATTGATAGCAGCGAAACCTTAGTGGCAGAGAACCTACAGCTAGAGGCCTTTGGTCAGGTCACTGCGAACGAAGATGGATCATTTACGATCGTACCAGCGGAGAACTTTAATGGCGATTTAGATCTAACCTTTGACGTAACCGATGGTGAATACACGGTTTCGACTGGCTTAGATCTAACAGTCAACCCAGTCAATGATCCTGTGGTGGCGAAAGATGATGATCGCCTAGATGGTTCAGATCCTATGATCCGTCTAGATGCAGCCCCTGAGCATGGCTCGGTACAGTATCAAACTGAAGAGGGTGAATGGGCTGATATGGTTGTTGGCATTGAATATCCAGCCGATACCCAAGTGCAGTTCACGCCCAATACCGAAGAAATCCAAGCTGATACCCGCGATATTCGTATTGGTAGCTTTGATAGCAATACCGATACCAAAGTTTTTGATGGCAAAGCCAAAGTAGAAGATTGGGGGGCAGTCGATGGCGATACCGCTGTTTATCAAGAAGATGGTGTGACTGTTACCACTCAAGTGAATACAGGTGAATTAGCCGCATGGAATGGAGCGGGTAGCCATGTGGGTGCTGGAATAGGTAATCAAAGCCGCCAAGGGTTAGATACCAATGAATTGCTGACAGTGACGGTCGAAGGGGAAGACGTAAACCAAATTACTTTCCAATTAGATGGTCTTGGTGGCTATTTTGATGAAACCAGTCGTCATGCAACCGAAGTGATGATTAAAGCCTATGATTCTGATGGCAATATAATAGATGCACAAGGGGGCTATCGCGAGTCGGGTGAATACCAAGATGAATACGTATTTACCACAGATGTGCCAGTGCACCACTTTACACTAGGAACAACAGGCAGTAACGGCACCTATGTGGTGCAGAATATGACGGTGTCTCGTACTATGTCTGAAGAGATTCAGATGACGACGATCCAACCCGATGGCAGTGAAGTGACACATGCCATGAATTTGGATCTGAATTACAGTACCGCAGATCAAACTCTGGATGTGACCGATCAACTTGTTGAAGTCAAAGAAGGCATCCATTCACGCGCCATTGAAGTTGAAGAAGATGGCCAGTTAGTGATCGATCCCGCTGATCTCTTACTGAATGATACTGATGTAGATGGTGATACCTTAACGATCGTGGGGGTTGAAGCGACAGATGATACTCACGGTAAGGTACATCTTGATGACGATGGTAATGTCGTCTTTACACCAGAACCTGATTACAACGGTCCAGCCTCGTTCACCTATACCGTCTCTGATGGTAATGGCTCGACGGATACAGCGACAGTGTCTGTTGATGTTACTCCGGTTGAAGACGAACCTGTCGCACCTAACTTGAGCTTCAATGTCGATGAAGATCAAGTGCTAGTGATAGACCCTGCTTATATCCTCAAACAAGCCAGCGATGCTGATGGTGACAAACTGACGTTAGAAGATCTGTCATTAAAACAGCCGCCTAATGGTCAATTACAGCTTCAGCAAGATGGGATGTACCACCTTATTACGCCGCCTGATTTTAATGGTTTAATTGAGCTAAATTACACAGTGTCTGATGGCGATGATAAAACCGAAGGCGCAATGAAGGTGGATGTACTGCCTGTTAATGATGCGCCATTTAGCAGCGGTAACGCTCACCTAACGACCCATGAAGATGGCGCTTTTACCTTTAACGCTAACGATATGCTGGATCTGTTTGGTGATATTGACGGTGATGATCTGGTGATCTCTCGCATTATTACAGCCGAAGGAGAAGAAGGTGGAAAGGTTGAACAAAATGAAGATGGTAGTTGGACCTTTACCCCCGCAGAGGATTATTCAGGCACGGCTGAGCTACAAGTTGAAGTAAAAGACCCTGATGGTTTAACCGCCATGTTAGAGATGCCTGTTTATGTACGTCCTGTCGCTGACGGTGCGGTGATCACGACGGATCATCAAGGGCCACTCGTTTTTGACGAAGATTCCTCGGGTTTACTTGGCTTAAATGTTGAGATGATCGACGCATCAGAAGAACTGAGTCACTTGGTGATTACTGGCTTCCCTGTCGGGTTTGAAGTGTCTGATGGTGTGAATACCATAACTATCACGGAAGAAAACCAAGTGCTTGATGTCACAACATGGAGCATGGACGATCTTTCACTTACTCCGCCTCAAGACTTTACGGGCAGCTTCTTTATCACTGTGTCGGCGACAACGGCCGATTATGGTGAAGAGTCCTCCAGCCAGGTCTCGCAACCGACCGAATCGTATGCTGATTTTGATGCCACAGCGGGTGACACCTTAGTGTTATCCATGGATGACTTACTTGCTATGGCTGATGGTATAGAGACAAGCAAAGGTGATGAGGTTGAGGGTGTTCATTTAATTGATCGCAGTCAGGGCGAGCTGGTGGATAACAATGATGGTACGTGGTCGTTTACACCTGCTGAAGGCTTCACGGGGGATGTTGATTTTGCCTATCAGGTGATAAATGATGGCAATACGATTGATGTGCAAAGCACTATCGCTGTTGCGGATCAAAAGGAGGCGACGCCAAGTAAGGGCGAGGAAGAGAAAGGGACAAGTAATGAATCACCACGGGTAGACAGTATCGCCACAACAGACCTTGATGCCGGCAATACCTTAACCTTCGATGACCGTGATCTGTTGGCACAACTATCCGATGCTAATGGCGATACGTTGAGCATTGAGTCTGTGCAGCTGATGTCAGGGCAAGGCATATTAGAAACAAAGGGTGAGGGTGAGTACAGTTTCTCGCCAGCCGAGGGATTCAACGGTGAAGCGCAAATTGCCTTTATCGCCTCTGATGGACAAGAAAGTATTCGTAGCCACTTTAATGTGAATGTCGCTGAACCTGAATCGTCATTTATGCTCAATGAACAGGGTGCGCTTGAGTTAAGCTCAAGTGATATCTTAACCTCATTGGGTCTTGATGGCAGCCTAGATGTTGCTGCAGTGGATTACCATGGTGAAGCTGGCACCTTAATCGAGGACGGTGAGGGTGGCTGGATGTTCTGGACGGATGAAGAGTTTGATGGAAACCTTGAACTTGATGTCACCACCTCAGATGGCGAAAGCAAAACGCAGCACGACTTAACCCTGACGGTGGATGAGTATCGCGATCCTGATGCTGCTCCTGAAGTAGCGCTGGCTAGCGAGCCGGAAGCAAAAGATGTCGATACGCAAACGCGGACCGCTGAGGGCGAACAAGCTGAAGGGGGCGCAGAAGATAGCCAGTCAGAAGACGCTGATCTCAATGCTGCACCAGGTGGTACGGTACGTGTCGATATCCCTGATGAGGTTGCTGATAATCCCGATGTTGATCAGGTTGAGATTAGTAACTTGCCAGAAGGGGCCACCATATCAAACGGCATTATGAATGATGATGGTTCTTATACCGTGAGCGGCGATTTATCGCGCCCTGTAACCATGACACTTTCCGATGAGCATGAAGGGACAACGACAATCAACTTTGAAGGCCAGACGGATATTGGAGAGCCTGTTGATGGCGCGACTGGTGAGATAGTTATCGATGTTGATGATGCGCATGCAATGCAGTCTGGTCAGAGCGCACAAGATAACCCACAAGGGATGCAGGGCGAGGATAGCCAAGGCGGTGATTGGACGCAGGGTGACAACAGAGATGGCGGCATAGATGTGATGGATGATAGTTCATCGTATGACAATGATGACCACTCGGCTCAGCAAGATGATCATAGCTTGGTCGACGATAATGTATAG